In the Paenibacillus sp. FSL H7-0357 genome, one interval contains:
- a CDS encoding thiazole synthase, whose translation MQDPFVIGGTPLSSRLFIGTGKYSRNTLIPEVIARSGSQVITVALRRVDPESDDNIVAHIPSHMTLLPNTSGARTAEEAVRIARLARAAGLGNWVKIEVINDQKYLLPDNMETVKATEILAAEGFVVLPYMSPDLSAAIRLKAAGAAAVMPLGAPIGSNRGLQTKELLRILIAEVDLPVIVDAGIGRPSEAAEAMEMGASAVLLNTAIATARDPLLMAEAFREAVTAGRKAYLAGLGPVEEAATASSPLTGFLS comes from the coding sequence ATGCAAGATCCTTTCGTTATCGGCGGAACCCCTTTATCCAGCAGGCTGTTTATCGGAACCGGGAAATATAGCCGCAATACCCTTATTCCCGAAGTGATTGCACGCTCGGGTTCTCAGGTCATTACGGTGGCTCTGCGCCGGGTTGATCCGGAGAGTGACGACAACATTGTTGCGCATATCCCCTCCCATATGACGCTGCTGCCCAATACCTCCGGCGCGCGCACAGCCGAAGAAGCGGTGCGTATTGCCAGACTGGCCAGGGCGGCAGGACTGGGCAATTGGGTAAAGATCGAGGTCATTAATGATCAGAAATATTTGCTGCCTGATAATATGGAGACAGTTAAAGCCACGGAAATATTGGCTGCAGAGGGTTTCGTTGTACTGCCGTATATGAGTCCCGATCTTTCCGCAGCTATCCGGCTCAAGGCAGCCGGAGCTGCCGCTGTTATGCCGCTGGGTGCGCCCATCGGCTCGAACCGCGGCCTGCAGACCAAGGAGCTGCTGCGGATTCTGATCGCAGAAGTGGATCTTCCGGTGATTGTTGACGCCGGTATTGGCAGACCTTCCGAGGCAGCTGAGGCAATGGAAATGGGCGCATCCGCCGTGCTGCTGAACACGGCAATTGCCACTGCGCGTGATCCGCTTCTGATGGCGGAGGCATTCCGTGAGGCGGTAACCGCAGGGCGCAAGGCTTATCTGGCCGGACTGGGGCCGGTGGAGGAGGCGGCAACGGCCTCGTCGCCGCTGACCGGCTTTCTGTCCTAG
- a CDS encoding SDR family oxidoreductase, which translates to MPDNTQTKKTLPPQVQDRQPGIESEMNPLPEFETSAYKAAGKLLGKAALITGGDSGIGRAVAVHFAKEGADVVISYLNEHSDAEETKRQVEQEGRKCVLIAGDIGVEAFCQDLINKTVEGLGKLDILINNAAEQHPQEKIEDITSEQLERTFRTNIFSMFYLTKAAMPHLKKGSTIINTTSITAYRGSPQLLDYSSTKGAILSFTRSLSMNLADKGIRVNAVAPGPIWTPLIPSTFDAKKVSEFGGTQPMKRPGQPEELAPAYVYLASDDSSYVSGQVMHVNGGEVVNG; encoded by the coding sequence ATGCCAGACAACACGCAAACCAAAAAAACATTACCTCCGCAGGTGCAGGACCGCCAGCCCGGAATTGAAAGTGAAATGAATCCGCTGCCGGAATTCGAGACCTCAGCCTATAAGGCGGCGGGCAAGCTGCTGGGCAAGGCGGCTCTGATTACAGGAGGAGACAGCGGTATTGGCCGGGCGGTTGCCGTTCATTTTGCCAAGGAGGGTGCGGATGTCGTTATTTCCTACCTCAATGAGCATTCCGATGCCGAAGAGACTAAACGCCAGGTGGAGCAAGAGGGGCGGAAGTGCGTTCTGATTGCCGGCGATATCGGCGTGGAGGCGTTCTGCCAGGATCTGATCAATAAGACGGTGGAAGGACTCGGCAAGCTGGATATCCTGATTAATAATGCGGCCGAGCAGCATCCGCAGGAGAAGATTGAGGATATTACCTCTGAGCAGCTGGAGCGGACGTTCCGCACGAATATTTTTTCGATGTTCTATTTGACCAAGGCAGCCATGCCCCACCTGAAAAAAGGGTCCACGATTATCAACACAACTTCGATCACAGCATACCGGGGCAGCCCGCAGCTGCTGGACTATTCGTCCACCAAAGGTGCGATTCTCAGCTTTACCCGTTCGCTGTCGATGAATCTGGCGGACAAAGGCATCCGGGTAAATGCCGTAGCGCCGGGACCGATTTGGACACCGCTTATTCCGTCGACCTTTGACGCGAAGAAAGTCAGTGAATTCGGCGGCACGCAGCCAATGAAACGCCCGGGACAACCGGAGGAACTCGCTCCGGCCTATGTGTATCTGGCTTCCGATGATTCATCTTATGTAAGCGGACAGGTAATGCATGTGAATGGCGGCGAGGTCGTAAACGGCTAA
- a CDS encoding carbohydrate binding domain-containing protein: MKRKPWLIPVLITSIVLSITMNLFVVPPSQVEAASIGTVTENDTIYQIMVDRFNDGDTSNNATGAAIRYGENSEEDFRYMKGGDWQGVIDKLPYIHNMGYTAIWISPVAEPQMTNRENNGTGKNTAYHGYNVKNPNAANPYFGTKEKLKELVDSAHALGIKVIIDVVPNHIGDYMLGSQAYYDIPALQPAAPFNNTSWYHHNGDINWSLADGRYDQWAQDYLENHDLGGLDDIDFDVPAAKQAVFNSIKGWFDYTGADGARVDAAKLMKPTDIGELQNLLNVNTFGENFDGNAEFVSRWVGNNKEWGMLDFPLFFSVLNSFAYGQSFESNIKSTLALDSLYNGNANHMVTFIDNHDRNRFLTEAGGNVEKLQNALSFIFTVRGTPVVFQGTEQNKGNGNGQIMTGGIADTWNRWSMVKRDASGNVIQNYFNEDASTFKHIAKLNEIRKNNPALRTGTQREMWSAQNLYAFSRRIDTGANVGQEVISVFSNASNGSQTITIPLRAESTLTAGTVLLNQFNTSDKVTVQAGGVTGKQITVTVGANTAKVYSKTQPVSENEPPSVPTNVTATVQNASSVLVSWTASTDNVGVTGYEVYRNGVKVGTTSTPSYTDNGLAGNTSYSYTIKAFDAASNLSGFSLAALVVTPAGNNVTIYYKQGYTTPYIHYRPAGGSWTTAPGVAIPAAEVAGYNKITVNIGAATQLEAVFNNGSGTWDSNGGSNYFFGTGTWTYTPTGNIQSGGPVTPTATPTVTPTPTPTATPTVTPTPTPTPTATATPTPTATATPTATVTPTATPVGNTATIYYKNAAFSNSYIHYKLDGSTTWTTTPGVQMESSSYAGYKVLEIPLGNAAGLTAAFNNGSGTWDSNGGNNYHFGAGSSSLVNGSLSAGEPQADSVTFRVSVPGTTPASGPVYLTGSFNSWNAADPAYQLTKGSDGVYSITLSLPAGTAVQYKLTRGSWAAVETASGGTDIANRTLTPAGGAQTVTLTVQRWKDQ; encoded by the coding sequence ATGAAACGTAAACCATGGCTTATTCCCGTTCTAATCACGTCCATTGTTCTTTCGATCACGATGAATTTATTTGTGGTCCCGCCGTCGCAGGTTGAAGCCGCCAGCATAGGCACCGTTACCGAAAATGATACGATTTATCAGATTATGGTTGACCGCTTTAATGATGGGGATACATCCAATAATGCCACCGGCGCAGCAATCCGTTACGGGGAGAACTCAGAAGAAGATTTCCGTTACATGAAGGGCGGCGACTGGCAGGGGGTTATCGACAAGCTTCCCTATATTCATAACATGGGGTATACGGCAATCTGGATTTCTCCGGTCGCTGAACCACAAATGACGAACCGCGAGAACAACGGCACAGGGAAAAACACGGCCTACCATGGATACAACGTGAAAAACCCCAATGCTGCCAACCCGTATTTCGGGACAAAAGAAAAACTTAAGGAGCTGGTGGACAGCGCCCATGCTCTGGGAATAAAAGTGATTATTGATGTTGTGCCGAATCATATTGGGGACTATATGCTCGGCAGTCAGGCCTATTACGATATCCCGGCATTGCAGCCAGCAGCCCCTTTTAATAATACGTCCTGGTATCATCATAACGGGGATATCAACTGGTCGCTGGCCGACGGAAGATATGATCAGTGGGCTCAGGACTACCTGGAGAATCATGATCTCGGCGGGCTGGATGATATTGATTTCGATGTTCCGGCTGCCAAGCAGGCTGTGTTCAATTCCATCAAGGGCTGGTTTGATTATACAGGGGCAGACGGCGCCCGTGTCGATGCAGCCAAGCTGATGAAACCTACGGACATTGGAGAGCTGCAGAATCTGCTGAACGTCAATACCTTCGGCGAGAACTTTGACGGCAATGCCGAATTTGTCTCCCGCTGGGTGGGTAATAACAAGGAATGGGGAATGCTCGACTTCCCGTTATTTTTCTCCGTGCTGAACAGCTTCGCCTACGGTCAGTCTTTCGAGTCCAATATCAAAAGTACGCTGGCGCTCGATTCCCTTTACAATGGAAATGCTAACCATATGGTCACCTTTATAGATAATCATGACCGCAACCGTTTCCTGACGGAAGCCGGAGGAAACGTCGAGAAGCTGCAAAATGCATTGTCCTTTATTTTCACTGTTCGCGGAACCCCGGTGGTCTTCCAGGGTACAGAGCAGAATAAGGGCAACGGCAACGGCCAGATTATGACCGGCGGAATCGCCGATACCTGGAACCGCTGGTCGATGGTGAAACGGGATGCAAGCGGCAATGTGATTCAGAACTATTTTAATGAAGACGCAAGCACCTTCAAGCATATCGCCAAGCTGAATGAAATCCGCAAAAATAACCCGGCCCTGCGCACCGGCACCCAGCGTGAAATGTGGTCTGCCCAGAACCTGTACGCGTTCTCGCGCCGCATTGACACCGGAGCCAATGTCGGCCAGGAGGTCATCTCTGTATTCAGCAATGCCTCGAACGGTTCGCAGACCATCACTATCCCGCTGCGCGCTGAAAGCACACTGACTGCTGGAACGGTTCTGCTGAACCAGTTCAATACGTCTGACAAAGTGACAGTGCAAGCGGGAGGAGTAACGGGCAAGCAAATCACAGTAACTGTGGGCGCAAATACAGCCAAAGTCTACTCCAAAACACAGCCTGTTTCAGAAAACGAACCTCCGTCTGTGCCAACCAATGTGACAGCTACTGTGCAAAATGCATCCAGTGTACTGGTAAGCTGGACAGCGTCCACGGACAACGTTGGTGTAACCGGATATGAGGTTTACCGCAATGGCGTCAAGGTTGGGACTACTTCTACCCCATCTTATACGGATAACGGGTTAGCGGGTAATACCAGCTATTCTTATACAATAAAAGCTTTTGATGCCGCATCCAATCTGTCGGGATTCAGCTTAGCCGCTCTAGTTGTTACACCTGCGGGGAACAATGTGACGATCTACTATAAGCAGGGCTATACCACACCGTATATCCATTACCGTCCGGCCGGAGGGAGCTGGACGACGGCACCTGGCGTAGCCATACCGGCAGCAGAAGTGGCAGGCTACAATAAAATAACGGTCAATATCGGTGCTGCCACCCAGCTTGAGGCCGTCTTCAACAACGGAAGCGGCACATGGGACAGCAACGGCGGCAGCAATTATTTCTTCGGCACCGGCACCTGGACCTATACACCGACCGGAAATATCCAATCCGGCGGACCCGTGACGCCGACAGCTACACCAACGGTGACACCGACTCCAACACCGACAGCCACACCGACGGTGACACCGACTCCAACACCAACGCCGACTGCTACAGCAACGCCAACGCCGACTGCTACAGCAACGCCAACAGCAACGGTGACGCCAACAGCGACACCTGTGGGCAATACGGCGACGATCTATTACAAGAATGCAGCTTTCAGCAATTCCTATATCCATTACAAGCTGGACGGTTCAACGACCTGGACGACTACGCCAGGCGTGCAGATGGAGTCTTCCTCCTATGCGGGTTATAAAGTACTAGAGATTCCGCTGGGCAATGCGGCCGGTCTGACCGCTGCCTTTAATAATGGCAGCGGCACATGGGACAGCAACGGCGGCAACAATTATCACTTTGGCGCGGGGAGCTCGAGTCTGGTGAACGGCAGCCTGTCGGCTGGAGAACCGCAGGCCGACAGCGTGACGTTCCGGGTCAGTGTTCCGGGTACTACGCCTGCAAGCGGACCGGTGTATCTGACCGGCTCCTTTAACAGCTGGAACGCAGCGGACCCTGCTTACCAGCTGACCAAGGGAAGCGACGGCGTATATTCGATTACACTCAGCCTGCCTGCAGGAACTGCTGTGCAGTATAAGCTGACCCGTGGAAGCTGGGCGGCCGTAGAAACCGCCTCAGGCGGTACGGACATCGCCAACCGGACACTGACACCGGCAGGCGGAGCACAGACAGTCACGCTGACCGTGCAGCGCTGGAAGGATCAATAA
- a CDS encoding thiamine phosphate synthase, with amino-acid sequence MLKEIHLISDGRQNPAQFVQLAAAVQFIVDYIHLREKAMSARELIALTEQLIIAGVPPAKLVINDRIDVALAAGAGGVQLAWHSLPPAVARSVAPDLRLGRSVHSPEEAAESGRQGADFCLFGHVFPSACKPGQRERGLQQLAEAVRCSSIPLIAIGGIEPGNAGKVLATGAAGIAVMSGICSAGDPVAAATAYRSAVQAVP; translated from the coding sequence GTGTTGAAAGAGATACATTTGATCTCGGATGGAAGGCAGAATCCGGCGCAGTTTGTTCAGCTGGCTGCGGCTGTGCAATTCATAGTGGATTATATCCATCTCCGGGAAAAGGCAATGTCTGCGCGGGAGCTCATAGCTCTGACGGAGCAGCTGATCATAGCGGGGGTTCCGCCTGCCAAGCTGGTGATCAACGACCGGATAGACGTTGCTCTGGCCGCAGGGGCGGGCGGGGTCCAGTTGGCTTGGCACAGCCTGCCGCCTGCCGTAGCGCGCAGCGTAGCACCGGACCTGCGATTGGGAAGGTCGGTGCATTCCCCGGAGGAGGCGGCTGAATCCGGCCGGCAGGGAGCGGACTTCTGCCTGTTCGGGCATGTGTTTCCCTCGGCCTGCAAGCCGGGGCAGCGGGAACGCGGATTGCAGCAGCTGGCTGAGGCTGTCCGCTGCAGCAGCATTCCGCTGATCGCCATAGGCGGAATTGAGCCGGGCAATGCCGGAAAGGTTCTGGCAACGGGTGCTGCCGGAATTGCCGTAATGTCCGGAATATGCAGTGCAGGAGATCCTGTGGCCGCTGCTACAGCCTACAGATCAGCAGTTCAGGCCGTACCCTAA
- the thiS gene encoding sulfur carrier protein ThiS, whose amino-acid sequence MNLIVNGKGGTYEESCRTVADLLCRSEWTGRLVIVELNGEIVGKDVYGNTLLSEGDRVELVHFVGGG is encoded by the coding sequence ATGAATTTGATCGTGAATGGAAAAGGCGGGACCTATGAAGAGAGCTGCCGGACTGTAGCTGATCTGCTATGCCGGTCCGAGTGGACCGGGAGACTGGTTATCGTGGAGCTGAACGGTGAGATCGTCGGCAAGGACGTTTACGGAAATACGCTGCTGAGCGAAGGTGACCGCGTAGAGCTGGTCCACTTTGTCGGCGGTGGCTAA
- the thiH gene encoding 2-iminoacetate synthase ThiH — protein sequence MSFFDTVIRLEQLPYETLWKQYTAVDVKRALRLEQLDEDGLMALLSPAAEPYLEEMAQKAQRLTRTHFGHVMQLFTPMYLADFCVNHCTYCSFSSIYDFPRKKLTLEEVRQEAETIAATGLRHILILTGESRSESPAAYVRECVKVLRDYFSSVSIEVNPLSTEEYNDLRVAGVDGLTLYQEVYHQETYRKLHVKGPKRVYRNRLDAPERGCRAGFRSVNIGALLGMYDWRQEALATALHARYLQDKYPECEIGLSIPRFRPYLGEFNPASDVTDRALVQIILAYRLFLPRAGISLSTREPAALRDHLVHLGITKMSAGVSTEVGGHTLEGGTPQFEISDGRKVHEITEMLYAKGLQPVFKDWDILTEPLHSPKITPHHQVDSLR from the coding sequence ATGAGCTTTTTTGATACGGTGATTCGGTTAGAGCAGCTTCCTTACGAGACTTTATGGAAGCAGTATACTGCGGTGGATGTGAAGCGGGCGCTACGATTGGAACAGCTGGACGAAGACGGGCTGATGGCACTGCTGTCTCCCGCGGCGGAGCCTTACCTGGAGGAAATGGCGCAGAAAGCGCAAAGATTGACACGTACGCACTTCGGGCATGTGATGCAGCTGTTTACGCCGATGTATTTGGCCGATTTTTGCGTGAATCATTGCACTTATTGCAGCTTTAGTTCGATTTATGACTTTCCGCGCAAAAAACTGACACTGGAGGAGGTCAGGCAAGAAGCAGAAACCATCGCCGCCACAGGCCTGCGCCACATTCTGATTTTGACCGGCGAATCCCGGAGTGAAAGTCCGGCCGCTTATGTGAGGGAGTGCGTGAAGGTGCTCCGTGACTATTTTTCTTCAGTCAGCATTGAGGTTAATCCGCTCTCTACGGAAGAATACAATGATCTGAGGGTGGCAGGGGTAGACGGTCTTACCTTGTATCAGGAGGTGTACCATCAGGAGACCTATCGAAAGCTGCATGTGAAGGGTCCGAAGAGAGTCTACCGCAACCGTCTGGATGCGCCCGAACGCGGCTGCCGCGCCGGGTTTCGATCCGTGAATATTGGTGCCCTGCTGGGGATGTATGATTGGCGCCAGGAGGCTCTGGCAACGGCCCTGCATGCGAGATACTTGCAGGACAAGTACCCGGAGTGCGAGATCGGCTTGTCGATTCCCCGTTTTCGCCCTTATCTCGGAGAATTCAATCCGGCAAGTGATGTAACCGACCGTGCGCTGGTGCAGATCATACTGGCTTACCGCCTGTTTCTGCCCCGTGCGGGCATTTCATTGTCCACGCGGGAACCGGCAGCTTTGCGCGATCATCTGGTCCATCTCGGCATCACTAAAATGTCCGCAGGAGTATCCACCGAGGTAGGCGGGCATACCCTTGAAGGCGGAACCCCGCAGTTTGAAATATCGGATGGCCGCAAAGTGCATGAAATTACAGAAATGTTGTATGCCAAGGGGCTGCAGCCGGTATTCAAGGACTGGGATATCCTGACAGAGCCGCTCCATTCACCAAAGATTACACCACACCATCAGGTGGACTCCCTGCGTTAA
- a CDS encoding LacI family DNA-binding transcriptional regulator — protein MKVTISDVAKAANVAKSTVSKVLNDSPKISQDTKRRVREIMKQMNYTPSSIATGLARQSSNTVGLLVDMSKGSEFLNQFFYNIIGGIESVIGPLKYELTLCNVQHNDEEGDFLNRLVYNQRVDGIIANNSVLTEELSAQLDQLGFPYISIGESNDPASWVDFDNEAGGRMLTRHLLEQGYSLPAFIGGEPHERIFTSRLNGYLKALNQAGRSAPERFIVNGQADEHEGYRAAMQLLQGSDRPDCIVCMTNYVAFGVLRAARELDIEIPAQLGVAAFDEYPFSRYTTPPLTSLNIDTFKLGVTSGQWLMDLIQSKNTGSRQLLLEPELIARESTLRHIVRN, from the coding sequence ATGAAAGTAACGATTTCAGATGTTGCAAAAGCCGCCAATGTCGCCAAGTCGACTGTCTCCAAGGTACTGAACGATTCTCCGAAAATTTCGCAGGACACCAAACGCAGAGTCCGTGAAATTATGAAGCAAATGAACTATACCCCGAGCAGCATCGCCACCGGACTTGCCAGGCAGAGCAGTAATACCGTGGGGCTGCTGGTTGACATGTCCAAAGGAAGCGAATTTCTGAATCAATTCTTCTATAACATTATAGGTGGAATAGAGAGCGTGATCGGTCCGCTGAAATATGAGCTGACCCTCTGCAATGTGCAGCATAATGATGAAGAGGGAGATTTCCTGAACAGACTGGTCTACAATCAGCGCGTCGACGGAATTATCGCCAACAATTCAGTGCTGACGGAAGAACTGTCCGCGCAGCTCGATCAGCTTGGATTTCCCTACATCTCCATTGGCGAAAGTAACGATCCGGCCAGCTGGGTCGATTTCGATAATGAAGCCGGCGGCAGAATGCTGACACGCCACCTGCTGGAGCAGGGTTACTCCCTGCCCGCTTTCATTGGCGGAGAGCCGCATGAGCGAATCTTCACTTCCCGCTTAAACGGCTATCTTAAGGCTTTGAACCAGGCAGGCAGGTCCGCCCCGGAAAGATTCATTGTGAATGGGCAAGCCGACGAGCATGAAGGCTACCGTGCCGCCATGCAGCTTCTGCAGGGTAGTGACCGGCCCGACTGCATCGTATGTATGACTAATTATGTTGCCTTCGGCGTGCTAAGAGCCGCCCGCGAGCTGGACATTGAAATCCCCGCACAGCTCGGTGTGGCTGCTTTTGATGAATACCCTTTCTCCCGATATACCACACCTCCCCTGACCTCATTGAATATAGATACCTTCAAGCTTGGGGTAACCTCCGGCCAATGGCTGATGGATCTTATCCAGAGCAAAAATACGGGATCACGGCAGCTTCTGCTGGAACCGGAGCTTATTGCCCGGGAATCCACGTTAAGACATATTGTCCGGAATTAG
- the yfbR gene encoding 5'-deoxynucleotidase: MNYHFSAYLYRLQYIQRWSLMRSTAPENVAQHSFQVALLAHMLCSIGNAHFGRSLNADRAAVMALFHDASEVFTGDIATPVKHNNPRLLSSFRDMERAAAERLAAMIPPELSAVYTPLLQPQDSPPGSEDAGLLRYVKAADVLDAYLKCVWEVAAGNREFAAAKEQTATKLRILELPEMDYFLAHMAPGFEMSLDELSAGMSSEPGADSAD; the protein is encoded by the coding sequence TTGAACTACCATTTTTCAGCCTATTTGTATCGCCTGCAATATATTCAGCGCTGGAGCCTGATGCGCAGCACCGCCCCGGAGAACGTGGCGCAGCATTCATTCCAGGTAGCCCTGCTGGCCCATATGCTGTGCTCGATCGGCAACGCTCATTTCGGGCGGTCGCTAAATGCCGACCGGGCTGCGGTGATGGCGCTGTTCCACGACGCCTCCGAGGTATTCACCGGCGATATCGCTACGCCGGTGAAACATAACAACCCGCGGCTGCTGTCCAGCTTCCGCGACATGGAGCGGGCCGCCGCCGAACGTCTGGCGGCGATGATTCCGCCGGAGCTAAGCGCGGTCTACACGCCGCTCCTGCAGCCGCAGGACAGCCCGCCCGGCTCAGAGGATGCCGGGCTGCTGCGCTATGTCAAAGCAGCGGATGTGCTGGACGCCTACCTAAAATGCGTCTGGGAGGTCGCTGCAGGCAACCGCGAGTTCGCCGCTGCCAAAGAGCAGACCGCGACAAAGCTGCGCATACTGGAACTGCCGGAGATGGATTATTTCCTGGCCCATATGGCTCCAGGGTTTGAAATGTCGCTGGACGAGCTGTCCGCTGGCATGAGCAGTGAGCCCGGGGCAGATTCGGCAGATTGA
- a CDS encoding fumarate hydratase, with amino-acid sequence MQHFEDSIYNLIVETSTNLPGDVRRAVAKGRALEDRATRSGLALTTIAQNIGMAELQVSPICQDTGMPTFIIHTPVGVNQIEMKKDIHSAIVRATQNGKLRPNSVDSLTGENSGDNLGAGTPVIHFEQWEEEGVDVRLILKGGGCENKNIQYSLPAELEGLGKAGRDLDGIRKCILHAVYQAQGQGCSAGFIGVGIGGDRTTGYELAKKQLFRKVEDINPVEDLGKLEDYIMENANKLGIGTMGFGGEVTLLGCKVGVMNRLPASFFVSVAYNCWAFRRQGVLVDPATGKIREWLYESGTGISVDDAGVPSPEPVAVHAAGAAGSGVVPGDATIPGAPAVLPAAEAAEGAGQPATAGGSREVRLTTPISEEDIRSLRVGDVVILSGEMHTGRDALHKYLMDHETPVDLNGAVIYHCGPVMLKDEEGWHVKAAGPTTSIREEPYQGDIIKKFGIRAVIGKGGMGPKTLKALQEHGGVYLNAIGGAAQYYAECIKKVNAVDFMEFGIPEAMWHLQVDGFAAIVTMDSHGNSLHADVEKDSAAKLAQFREPVFK; translated from the coding sequence ATGCAGCATTTTGAAGACAGTATTTATAATCTGATCGTAGAGACCTCCACAAATTTGCCGGGCGATGTGCGCAGGGCGGTAGCGAAGGGGCGCGCGCTGGAAGACAGGGCGACCCGCTCGGGACTTGCTTTGACCACGATTGCACAGAATATCGGAATGGCTGAGCTTCAGGTATCGCCGATCTGTCAGGATACGGGGATGCCGACGTTTATTATTCATACACCTGTAGGCGTTAATCAGATAGAAATGAAAAAAGATATACACAGCGCCATTGTCCGGGCGACCCAAAACGGCAAGCTGCGTCCCAATTCGGTAGATTCGCTTACCGGCGAGAACAGCGGAGACAATCTGGGCGCCGGGACACCGGTAATCCATTTTGAACAATGGGAGGAAGAGGGCGTGGATGTCCGGCTCATCCTGAAGGGCGGCGGCTGCGAGAACAAAAATATCCAATACAGCCTTCCGGCAGAGCTGGAAGGACTGGGCAAAGCTGGCCGTGACCTCGACGGCATCCGCAAATGTATTCTCCATGCCGTCTATCAGGCACAGGGACAGGGCTGCAGTGCGGGCTTCATCGGTGTGGGCATCGGCGGAGACCGCACGACAGGCTATGAGCTGGCCAAGAAGCAGCTGTTCCGTAAGGTGGAGGATATCAACCCGGTAGAGGATCTGGGCAAGCTGGAAGATTATATTATGGAGAATGCCAACAAGCTGGGCATCGGCACGATGGGTTTCGGCGGCGAAGTCACGCTGCTGGGCTGTAAGGTGGGAGTGATGAACCGGCTTCCGGCGAGCTTCTTCGTCTCGGTGGCCTATAATTGCTGGGCCTTCCGCCGCCAGGGCGTGTTGGTTGATCCTGCGACCGGCAAGATCAGGGAATGGCTGTATGAGAGCGGCACGGGGATTTCCGTTGATGATGCTGGAGTACCTTCGCCCGAGCCGGTAGCTGTGCATGCCGCAGGTGCTGCCGGGTCCGGTGTCGTTCCCGGGGATGCCACGATTCCAGGGGCTCCGGCTGTTTTGCCGGCCGCTGAAGCTGCTGAAGGAGCAGGGCAACCTGCAACGGCCGGCGGATCGCGCGAGGTCCGGCTGACGACGCCGATCAGCGAGGAAGATATCCGCAGCCTGCGGGTGGGCGATGTGGTAATCCTGTCCGGGGAAATGCACACCGGCCGCGATGCGCTGCATAAATACCTGATGGACCACGAAACGCCGGTTGATCTGAACGGTGCAGTCATTTATCACTGCGGCCCGGTCATGCTGAAGGATGAGGAAGGCTGGCATGTAAAAGCGGCAGGGCCGACTACAAGCATTCGCGAAGAACCGTACCAAGGGGATATTATTAAGAAATTCGGCATCCGCGCCGTGATCGGCAAAGGCGGAATGGGCCCCAAAACGCTGAAGGCTCTGCAGGAGCATGGCGGCGTATATCTCAACGCTATCGGCGGAGCCGCGCAATATTATGCCGAATGTATCAAGAAGGTCAATGCAGTCGACTTTATGGAATTCGGAATCCCTGAGGCGATGTGGCATTTGCAGGTAGACGGCTTTGCGGCAATCGTAACGATGGATTCGCACGGCAACAGCCTGCATGCTGATGTGGAGAAGGATTCTGCAGCCAAGCTGGCCCAGTTCCGCGAACCTGTGTTCAAATAA